Within the Glycine max cultivar Williams 82 chromosome 12, Glycine_max_v4.0, whole genome shotgun sequence genome, the region TTATTTGTGTGATTTGGCTGAGGTTAGTTAATGAATTCATTATTACTAATATATCTTTTGAATTGAGTTCCCTCGGCAACCATAGGGATCTTCTTTGTTGCGGTGGCTTTGGCTGAATCTCATTTTTAACCATTTGCTTGATGTGCGGTAAATTTTGATGCAGGACCTTGCCCCAGAATACATGACCCGAAGTTGAAAGAAAggtaaacaattaaatttatgttcATATAATTCAGGTTCTGTAAATGAAACTGTATGAGATTTCTAATGATGAGCTGCATGGAACTTCTTTAGTCTTGCTGCAAATATTCGCTAATAAATCAGTGTGAAAACTATTTACGTTTCTGATTGTTAGGCATACCTGTATGAAGatgcaattttatatttttttttaatgttagacAGTGGTTTCCTGTGTGGTTCTATTGCAAAAAATTTGCTACTGTTAGTACTCTATCATTGCATTGAAGTTGGTTTAATGTTGTGTTACttgtaaatttcattttaaagtaGATCCTAGTTCTATTATTAACCTGTTTCAGTTTATATTACCATATTCAATATAAGTTTCAGAATTCCTGCTTCAATTGGTGCTATAGTGGTTTTTTACAAACCTtaccggtgatgcttcttttcacAAGTTTACTATCCTTTGCCGATTTTACTTTGTCATGTGTACATTTGATAACAAGATATGCCAATAAATGAAAAGCACAAGTCTCATTACATTGCTTTTAGATTATTCCATAGTTATATAGTTGGGTTTCTGATTTAATGAGTTTTACTGTATTGGTGACTTCAGTTTTGAGAAATCTCcaagacatgatgcatatgtACCGAAATTTGAAGCTGAACTTTCTCAATTTTGTGAGAAATTGGTAGGTCAACTTCCTGTTGTCGTACCCTCCCAAGTCCCAACACTCCAGAATTTACTCTTGTTTGTATGTTGAcgaatcatttttaatattttctgtaATCCCAGGTGATGGACTTGGATAGAAGAGTAAGACGTGGGAGAGAACGTCTTGCTCAAGAGGTAGAgccaacaccaccaccaccactgacAGCCGAAAAATCTGAACAGCTATCTGTGCTGGAGGAGAAAATTAAGAACCTTCTGGAACAAGTTGAATCTCTTGGTGAAGCGGGGAAAGTTGATGAAGCTGAAGCTCTTATGAGAAAGGTGCTGAAGATGATGCAATACCTTTTTTGcctttcatataaaattaacttataaagaTTTAGCTCTGGCAGATCTGAAGAACCTTGGGCTAAATTTCCATTTTTGGGTGTGGACCCGACTTTCTCTTACAGGTGGAGACACTTAATGCTGAGAAGACAGCCTTAACGCAACCTCAAAATGATAAGGTGTTGATGCTTGGTCAGGAGAAGAAGATGGCACTCTGTGAAATATGTGGTTCGTTTCTTGTGGCAAATGATGCTGCAGAAAGGACTCAGTCTCATGTCACAGGAAAGCAGCATGTTGGTTATGGAATGGTTCGCGACTTCATAAATGAGTTTAAGGCGAGTTTAGTTGTCTTGAACTAATTTACacactaaaaaatttataaaatgtttcTTGATATAAGTTGGTATTGTTTTTCAGACTGCTAAGGAGAAAGCTAATGAAGAGGAAAGATTAGCTCGGGAAAGAGAGGCAGAAGAACGGAGGAAACAGAGGGAGAAGGAGTCCGAGAGAAGGAGACGAAGTGATTCAAGTGACAGGGATAGGCATCGTGATAAAGATCACAATAGGGAGCGGGATAGGTATAGAGATAGAGACTCAGATCGTGAAAGGTCTCGGGAGCATGATGTTAGAGGTTATCGAGATGGAGGAAGGGGGGTGGATTATAGGGCGAGAAATGGAAGAAATGGAGGTAGAGACAGGTACCGTGATCGGAGCAGGTCACGCTCCCCTGGTAAGCATAGCCACAGAAGGTCTTCTTGAAGTCCAGTTTGCTCAAATTAGTGGAATTTCTTGATAGATgtcagaatttaattttaaaaaggtaGTCTTTAATATCCCAAGACTTACATAAAATGTGCTTTTGGAGAGTTTTTTTTGTCACCTTCAAGGGTGAATTTACTCTTTTCCCATCTCAGAGCTTTGTTGAGACTATACAATCTCCCTTTCATCAATATTATTAATGGAGAAAGGGGTTGAGGTAGGTATTTCACTGTTGTAACTTTTCTTACAATTTGTTTTGCACCTTGATTTAAGTGATTTATGACGATTCATCTCTGAAGCATTGTGTGTAGTCTTTCTTTTCTCCCATTTCTGGAAATCAATTGATTGATTTAAGATGTCCGACACAAAATTACATGAATGATTGTCATTGCTGCTGAGGGGGATGGTTTTCTCTTGTATTGAGGTAACATGTGAATCTTATACCCTGAGACAAATAGATTGATATTTGTTCAGCATAcaaatgtttgttttctttcccctttccttttttgtttcattacCTTTGTGTCTTAAGTTGACATAAACCAACACAGGTTTAAAAAAATGCTGCTTATTCTGACATGAATTTGACATTGAACTGCATTCCGAAGGCACCAGTTTAGAGGATATAGGTAAACTTACTGAATTTGTTGTTAGTTATCTCCCAAATCCATGGCATCATATCTGTTATATATTTGGTGTGATATCACCCGATATGATCTTATCCTCTGGttagacaattattttttatttcctagtAGTTTCCTGAATCCTGATGTCATTCTTAACACGGTTTCTGATGGGTAAAAAAGATTAGTATGTTGTCCAGTATAAGTAAGCAATTGGGAACTGTTTGGAATGGTAATTAGAGAATGGTGAATCATCCTATGTAAAAGTAATATTTGATTTGCTGAGTTTGAATAGAAAATTGAAAGGACCGGCAAATACAGGGATTTGGTTATCTTTGCCGGGTAATTTGATAGCCAGAATGGTTGACATTTGCATGAAAAACTTTCGTTGAACTGGGTTGCAGAATGTCTTCTCCTTTCATGAACCAACGCCCTACCTTTATTGTCTGGGTGGTTAGAGGTAAATGTTTCTCATCTGAATAAGAGCGTTTAATTTGGTGTTCAGGCACACTAAAATGTCCTTGTGATCTTTGTTGGCTTGATTGTTTCTGGAGGTGATATGTGCAGGAAAACAATCGTCGCCTCTTGTTATTAGAAGCGAggcaaaatgaaaattaagcCTTTTCTTTTGATATCAGGAGAAAGCGTTGTGTTTTTATCATTCGAAATGACAGTCAAATTCAAATCCTTGATGAACTAAGACTGGTCATACATACTTTGAACATGCGATCCTTAAAGATTGTAATGATTCAAGGAAATAAAATGAGCGATTTTTGGagctttgcatgtttttttttcatgttattttcTGCTCTCTTCCAATCCtgcttaaacttttttttttttttactagtgtaaggcatgaaataatttatcaaaacacATGTGAaaatgtagattttttttttccatcggAATTGCCTTGCGACAAATATGGTGATAGACTCGATGAGTTTGATGTCTTAGCAAATGCAAGAGCCTGTACGGAActtacaatatatattattttcgaactttatacaaaatatataaaatattttctgatcTTATTTATAACTCAATCAAGTTTCTACGCattctcaaatataaaaagataacggGATTAtgtggattaaaaaaatacaattcaaCAAGCATTCAGTAAGTTCTATTTTTGGGTTGAAAACCCACTAATTTCCTTGTTAAACTATTACTTTTTAAAGCGTAAAAAACTTACTATTTTAAGTAgtctttaaaataatgaaattatctGGGTGATTCTTagaatattgaatttttttaattttaatcctcaaatatattttagtaaaattcaGGGATTAATTTGAAATcttcaacttaaaaaaaaatgggaatTGTCTCTTTTAACGTTGCGGTGGTAA harbors:
- the LOC100792348 gene encoding uncharacterized protein LOC100792348 (The RefSeq protein has 1 substitution compared to this genomic sequence), translated to MDAQRALLDELMGAARNLTEEERKGYKEVSWDDKEVCGFYMVRFCPHDLFVNTRSDLGPCPRIHDPKLKESFEKSPRHDAYVPKFEAELSQFCEKLVMDLDRRVRRGRERLAQEVEPTPPPPLTAEKSEQLSVLEEKIKNLLEQVESLGEAGKVDEAEALMRKVETLNAEKTALTQPQNDKVLMLGQEKKMALCEICGSFLVANDAAERTQSHVTGKQHVGYGMVRDFINEFKTAKEKANEEERLAREREAEERRKQREKESERGRRSDSSDRDRHRDKDHNRERDRYRDRDSDRERSREHDVRGYRDGGRGVDYRARNGRNGGRDRYRDRSRSRSPGKHSHRRSS